A stretch of Scheffersomyces stipitis CBS 6054 chromosome 2, complete sequence DNA encodes these proteins:
- the PSE1 gene encoding Karyopherin Functions in nuclear transport of proteins (karyopherin-beta): protein MSVLPDQIRGVLAQLLHSLSSSDNSVRSGAEKSLESEWTNTSNVEMLLTYLAEEACSGADESTRSFAAVLFRRVAIKSPKELASVTDRTIGVISEPVRQQIRSILLRGFASQQTNQVRHKLSDAISEVAKEDASPQGSWNELIPALFEATRNTDPSFRESAFRVFSSAPELIDKSYLDSVLPIFNSGFEDSDDDVRIAACSAFVAFFRELPKKSWQSLSPLLPNLLNSLPRFLSNGQDQALASVLESLIDLVELAPKMFKDMFPTIIEFCAAVSKNKELEANTRMASLELLTTFAEVSPQMCKRTQSYTDNMVLITLSMLTEVCMDDDEAAEWNNNDDSEDDEDEEHDAARQALDRVALRLNGQALAGPLFQYLPAMIHSTSWRERQAALMALSSTAEGCVDVLIDEIPRILDLILPTLDDSHPRVQYACCNALGQMSTDFADVIQRTAGARILPALISKLTNKSVPRVQAHAAAALVNFSEAASKDTLEPYLDDLLNNLLVLLQSPKRYVQEQVLTTIAIIADAAENKFIKYYDTLMPILTSVLKTDIGDENSLIKAKCIECSTLIALAVGKEKFAPHCQDLIQLFGHVQETITQDDDPIKQYLEQGWGRICRIIGKDFLPYLPAVLPPLFEAAKATQDISLLEEEQAEEFNSNEEWDVINLSGKLIAVHTAALDDKVSAMDLLRTYAVQLKGDFFPWVKEIVQDIGIPALDFYLHDGVRGSAALTLASLLRCSVYATGNSSNDTLELWSQISNKLVEVLTSEPVPQLLVAYYTALVESINVLGPNSLSATQLKSLATSINANLVEIYERIKARDNEDDEYTEDIEEDEDEYTDEELLDEINKAISAIFKNSKANFLPAFQELVHTIGSFVVDDNTNIKLCGLCVVCDVLEHCGADSVLFKDIFLNVIGESITSAHAGIRQAASYAVGVAAQYGGEPFADFCLACLEPMFKMASVPDARADENIHATENSVAAIAKVCHRFSSSIPNIDAVIDQWINLLPVVQDDQAAPFAYTFLSELIQNQHPSIQNQTPKVVDSVIQALAHGSIAGNNAERLIASTRQLLSSIPQSEAMALLQKNSSDIDVVQKYFS from the coding sequence ATGTCCGTTTTGCCCGACCAAATCCGTGGTGTGTTGGCCCAGTTGTTGCACAGCTTGTCTTCGTCAGACAATAGCGTCAGATCTGGTGCTGAAAAATCCCTTGAAAGCGAATGGACTAATACTAGCAATGTTGAGATGCTTCTCACTTACTTAGCCGAGGAAGCCTGTAGTGGAGCCGATGAAAGTACCCGATCCTTTGCTGCTGTTTTGTTTAGACGTGTTGCAATAAAGTCTCCTAAGGAGTTGGCCAGTGTAACTGATAGAACTATAGGGGTGATCAGCGAACCTGTAAGACAACAAATTCGCTCGATATTATTGCGAGGATTCGCCTCTCAACAGACAAACCAAGTGAGACACAAGCTTTCTGATGCAATCTCAGAAGTTGCAAAGGAAGACGCTTCCCCACAAGGTAGTTGGAACGAGCTTATTCCAGCATTGTTTGAAGCTACCAGAAATACCGATCCAAGTTTTCGCGAGTCTGCTTTCCGTGTTTTCTCCTCAGCCCCCGAGTTGATTGATAAGTCTTATCTCGATCTGGTGTTACCAATTTTCAACTCCGGTTTCGAGGATAGTGACGATGATGTTCGTATTGCTGCCTGTTCTGCTTTTGTGGCATTTTTCAGAGAGTTGCCTAAGAAGAGCTGGCAGTCATTATCTCCTTTATTACCTAATCTTTTGAACTCCTTGCCAAGATTTTTACTGAATGGCCAAGATCAAGCTTTGGCTTCTGTATTGGAATCTCTCATCGATTTGGTAGAGCTTGCCCCAAAGATGTTTAAAGATATGTTCCCCACCATCATCGAGTTTTGCGCAGCAGTCTCTAAGAAtaaggaattggaagctAACACTCGTATGGCCTCTCTTGAATTGTTAACTACGTTTGCTGAAGTGTCTCCACAAATGTGTAAGCGTACTCAGTCATATACTGACAACATGGTACTTATCACATTGTCAATGTTAACCGAAGTATGTATGgacgatgatgaagcaGCAGAATGGAACAACAACGATGACtcagaagacgacgaagatgaagaacatgATGCTGCTCGTCAAGCATTAGACAGAGTAGCATTAAGATTGAACGGTCAGGCTCTAGCTGGTCCCTTGTTCCAGTATTTACCTGCCATGATCCACTCTACATCTTGGAGAGAGCGCCAAGCTGCTTTAATGGCATTGTCGTCTACTGCTGAAGGATGTGTTGATGTATTGATTGATGAGATCCCTAGAATTTTAGATCTTATTTTGCCAACTTTGGATGACAGCCATCCTAGAGTCCAGTATGCGTGCTGTAACGCATTGGGACAGATGTCTACCGATTTTGCAGATGTCATCCAAAGAACTGCAGGTGCAAGGATATTGCCAGCCTTGATTTCCAAACTTACAAACAAATCTGTTCCAAGGGTTCAAGCCCACGCGGCTGCTGCTTTGGTTAATTTCTCCGAGGCCGCATCCAAAGACACATTAGAACCTTACTTGGACGATttattgaacaacttgttggtaTTGCTACAATCTCCGAAAAGGTACGTCCAGGAACAGGTGTTAACAACCATTGCTATTATTGCAGATGCTGCAGAAAACAAATTTATAAAGTACTATGATACATTGATGCCAATTTTGACATCCGTCTTAAAAACGGATATAGGGGATGAAAACAGTCTAATAAAGGCTAAATGCATTGAATGCTCCACTTTGATTGCTTTGGCTGTTGGTAAGGAGAAATTTGCTCCTCATTGTCAGGACTTGATTCAATTATTTGGTCACGTACAAGAAACAATTACGCAAGACGACGATCCAATCAAGCAGTATTTAGAACAAGGCTGGGGCAGAATTTGCCGAATTATTGGAAAGGACTTCCTTCCGTACCTTCCTGCCGTATTGCCCCCTCTTTTCGAAGCAGCAAAGGCAACTCAAGACATATCTTTGTTGGAAGAGGAGCAAGCCGAAGAGTTCAATTCAAATGAAGAGTGGGACGTTATTAATTTATCAGGAAAGCTCATTGCAGTTCATACTGCAGCTTTGGATGATAAGGTGTCTGCGATGGATCTTCTTAGAACCTATGCTGTACAATTGAAAGGAGATTTCTTCCCTTGGGTAAAagaaattgttcaagatattgGGATCCCGGCGCTAGATTTTTACTTGCATGATGGAGTGAGAGGTTCAGCTGCCCTAACCTTAGCTTCTTTGTTAAGGTGCTCTGTTTATGCTACAGGTAATTCATCAAATGACACATTGGAACTCTGGTCTCAGATTTCAAACAAGCTTGTGGAGGTTTTGACCAGTGAACCAGTTCCCCAATTATTGGTTGCCTACTACACCGCTTTGGTCGAATCCATAAACGTACTTGGTCCAAATTCCTTATCTGCAACGCAGTTGAAGTCTTTGGCTACTTCTATAAATGCAAACTTGGTTGAGATTTACGAGAGAATAAAGGCCAGagacaatgaagatgacgagTACACTGAAGACATcgaggaagacgaagacgagTACACTGATGAAGAGTTGCTTGATGAGATCAACAAAGCTATTTCTGctatcttcaagaattccaagGCTAACTTCTTGCCAGCATTTCAAGAGCTTGTTCATACCATTGGTTCTTTCGTCGTAGATGACAACACTAACATTAAACTTTGCGGATTGTGTGTTGTATGTGATGTTTTGGAACACTGCGGAGCAGATTCAGTCTTATTTAAAGATATCTTTCTCAATGTAATCGGTGAGTCCATCACATCAGCTCACGCAGGAATCCGACAAGCTGCTTCATATGCAGTGGGTGTTGCAGCTCAATACGGTGGTGAACCTTTTGCTGACTTCTGTTTGGCCTGCTTGGAGCCAATGTTCAAGATGGCTTCCGTGCCTGATGCGCGCGCTGATGAGAACATTCATGCCACAGAAAATTCAGTTGCAGCAATTGCGAAAGTTTGCCATAGATTTTCAAGCTCTATTCCAAATATTGATGCTGTTATAGATCAATGGATAAACTTGTTGCCAGTCGTTCAAGACGATCAGGCTGCACCATTTGCTTACACGTTCTTGAGTGAGCTTATTCAGAACCAACATCCATCgattcaaaatcaaacacCTAAGGTTGTAGATTCCGTAATTCAGGCATTAGCACATGGTTCGATTGCTGGTAATAATGCAGAAAGACTCATTGCATCTACAAGACAATTATTGAGCTCTATTCCACAAAGTGAGGCTATGGCTTTGTTACAAAAGAATAGTTCTGATATAGACGTGGTACAAAAGTACTTCTCCTAG
- the BUD6 gene encoding bud site selection protein (Bud site selection protein BUD6 (Actin interacting protein 3)), with translation MSSSSSRSNNRRHSMNSIESSVTRLLVSTKHLLESLTQWARQEADDKYVSDAYVKLGNNFRAATKAFTNSGVDISDLGDVPQALRIILEAALSEAPSQENLDRFLPNIRNIIVSLLSNLKAKQAKAEAIAKSKRLVSEPPAFHGSDSTTTASSSSIPDLDSATSTAKAEYPDTQPNDASDFKKNLAVNDALTQLQKGNVLQRRASKRFSAYQFAKLTNVSHNTALPRLTQEYTSSNEDQKLPEDDEIDEIERPIMSNVDISLVNIFLKIGSKTKKAKISLPVSLASVRLLFVEKFAYSPGSSSFPDIYVQDPNSNISYELEDLEDVKDGTLLSLNDPDSQAFLIKGLDSKVQSLSAKLDLMSLEIRNQIREEVGAIEIPTPTVIATPVSDISNQKEVKSLDSSGAKKELIAIEQELKSIRQIQRVSSDQVRSIVNDLVSASKAVHDNVQSHNDSNRVYMDACHSKLSEESDILLTKVDDLQDVMEALRKDVAQRGVRVGEKQLKSTQKEIDDAKVSLQSMSEYISRERVVWKKIWESELDKVCEEQQFFNLQDDLTQDLEDDIRKIEETYKLIEKCSLEQIKQSSSKRNRVAAQLYIPEPGESLHSIKDAVLSEVAALRPNHESRVLAIERAEKLRERERELLKLNKFQEELGDFVVDNKLKKSGGIEELEKQRQLKDSENLKSSFGII, from the coding sequence ATGAGTTCTTCGTCCTCTCGCTCAAATAACCGACGCCACTCAATGAATTCGATTGAATCTAGTGTTACTCGATTGCTAGTTTCTACgaaacatcttcttgagagTCTAACTCAATGGGCGAGACAAGAGGCGGATGATAAATACGTTTCTGATGCATATGTTAAATTGGGCAATAACTTTCGAGCTGCAACTAAAGCATTTACAAATAGCGGAGTAGACATCTCAGACCTAGGAGATGTGCCTCAAGCATTGAGAATCATCTTGGAAGCAGCGTTGAGTGAGGCACCCAGCCAAGAGAATTTAGATAGATTCTTACCCAATATCAGGAATATTATTGTTAGCTTGTTGCTGAATTTAAAAGCAAAACAAGCAAAGGCGGAAGCAATCGCGAAGTCAAAACGATTAGTTTCCGAACCCCCTGCTTTTCATGGATCTGATTCCACCACAACGgcatcttcgtcttcaataCCAGATCTCGATTCTGCAACCTCTACTGCAAAGGCAGAGTATCCAGATACTCAACCCAACGATGCCTCTGATTTTAAGAAAAATTTGGCCGTGAATGATGCGTTAACGCAATTGCAGAAGGGTAATGTTCTCCAACGCCGTGCTTCTAAACGTTTCAGTGCATATCAGTTTGCGAAGCTAACAAACGTATCCCATAACACAGCTTTGCCAAGATTAACACAAGAGTACACAAGTTCAAATGAGGATCAGAAGCTCcctgaagatgacgaaatAGACGAAATAGAAAGGCCCATTATGTCTAATGTGGACATTTCATTAGTAAATATTTTCCTCAAAATCGGCAGTAAAACTAAAAAAGCTAAAATTTCATTGCCAGTTTCCCTTGCTTCCGTCAGACTTCTATTCGTGGAAAAATTTGCTTACTCTCCAGGATCTTCCTCATTTCCAGATATATATGTTCAAGATCCGAACAGTAACATTTCGTACGAACTCGaggatcttgaagatgttAAAGATGGTACATTGCTCAGTCTAAATGATCCTGATTCGCAGGCATTTCTAATAAAAGGTCTTGATTCAAAAGTTCAGTCACTTTCAGCGAAGTTAGACTTGATGAGCTTGGAAATTCGCAATCAGattagagaagaagttggagcTATAGAAATTCCGACACCTACTGTTATTGCAACCCCGGTTTCTGATATTTCCAACCAGAAGGAAGTAAAATCTTTAGACTCATCTGGagcaaagaaggaattgattGCAATTGAACAGGAATTGAAATCAATTAGACAAATTCAACGCGTCTCAAGTGATCAAGTAAGGCTGATTGTCAACGATCTAGTGCTGGCTTCCAAGGCTGTTCATGACAATGTACAGTCACACAATGATTCTAACAGAGTATATATGGATGCTTGTCACTCAAAATTGTCAGAAGAGTCTGATATCTTGTTGACTAAAGTTGATGACTTGCAGGATGTAATGGAAGCCCTAAGAAAGGATGTTGCTCAGAGAGGTGTTAGAGTAGGTGAAAAACAGCTTAAATCAACTCAAAAGGAGATAGATGACGCAAAAGTTTCGCTTCAGCTGATGTCAGAATATATTTCTCGAGAAAGAGTAGTATGGAAAAAGATATGGGAATCAGAACTTGATAAAGTCTGCGAAGAACAACAGTTTTTTAATCTACAAGATGATTTGACGCAGGATCTAGAAGATGATATTAGGAAAATAGAGGAAACATACAAGTTGATTGAGAAATGCTCTTTGGAGCAAATCAAACAATCATCCTCCAAAAGAAATAGAGTAGCTGCTCAGTTGTATATACCTGAGCCTGGAGAGAGCCTTCACAGTATTAAGGATGCAGTTCTCAGCGAAGTTGCTGCATTGAGACCAAATCACGAAAGCAGAGTCTTGGCCATTGAGagagctgaaaaattaagagaaagagagagGGAATTATTGAAGCTAAATaaatttcaagaagaactagGTGATTTTGTTGTGGACAACAAACTAAAAAAGTCAGGAGGTATTGAAGAGTTAGAAAAACAAAGACAGCTTAAGGACAGCGAAAACTTAAAGAGTTCATTTGGGATCATTTAA
- the TAD3 gene encoding tRNA-specific adenosine-34 deaminase subunit (go_funtion zinc ion binding; hydrolase activity), translating into MGRKATKEALEHVDLVNGTLYNSLKQIRVDCKGDNGDLPILVSVWCCQIDTKQTQKLASLIRDYINPYDDVSLTHLKRFSREEGKAMKLKSIICSTEFLETKEDVCEFIKEYSDIQIETMHELNVPRFPPPTREISQKWSSAYWPVSWKGNPNHQFLNSVEIDIEYVRNLIHSLKEIEKESNSISASIFVNQENKIQCTTKCYSHNDPFQHSIMQGIEQVSLEEQKKRKDLSTSKQDRSNYLCQNMTVFSSHEPCVMCCMALVHSRISRLIYLRSSPSSGGLETNYQLGDREGLNWKFEIWKWIDRKSESNVASSDELLSNPINY; encoded by the coding sequence ATGGGAAGAAAAGCTACAAAAGAGGCTCTAGAGCATGTGGACCTAGTTAATGGTACACTCTACAACTCCTTGAAGCAAATACGTGTTGATTGCAAAGGTGACAATGGTGATTTGCCAATCTTAGTCAGTGTATGGTGCTGTCAGATTGATACAAAACAAACGCAGAAACTAGCTTCATTGATCCGTGACTACATCAATCCATATGACGATGTATCATTAACacatttgaaaagattttCAAGAGAGGAGGGAAAAgcaatgaaattgaaatccATTATTTGTTCTACTGAATTTTTGGAAACAAAGGAAGATGTTTGTGAGTTTATTAAAGAATATTCTGATATACAGATAGAGACAATGCATGAGTTAAATGTTCCACGTtttccaccaccaactAGGGAGATTTCTCAAAAGTGGTCTTCAGCTTATTGGCCCGTTTCATGGAAGGGGAACCCTAATCATCAATTTTTAAACAGCGTTGAAATTGACATCGAATATGTCAGGAATTTGATACACTCATTaaaagaaatagaaaaagaatCGAATTCTATTCTGGCGTCAATTTTCGTCAATCAGGAGAATAAAATACAATGTACTACAAAATGCTATAGTCACAATGACCCATTTCAGCATAGTATAATGCAGGgcattgaacaagtttcattagaagaacaaaagaaaCGGAAAGATCTATCAACATCAAAGCAAGACCGTTCCAACTATTTGTGTCAGAATATGACCGTATTTTCATCCCACGAACCTTGTGTAATGTGCTGTATGGCGTTGGTACATTCTCGAATCAGTCGGTTAATATATTTGAGATCCTCTCCAAGTAGTGGTGGATTAGAAACAAACTACCAACTAGGTGATCGTGAAGGACTCAACTGGAAGTTCGAgatatggaaatggatCGATCGAAAGAGTGAGTCAAATGTAGCTTCGTCGGACGAATTACTATCAAATCCGATCAATTATTAG
- a CDS encoding GTP-binding protein (go_funtion GTP binding), producing the protein MTTVEKIKAIEDEMAKTQKNKATSFHLGQLKAKLAKLRRELLTDGSSGGGGAGIGFDVARTGVATIGFVGFPSVGKSTLLNKLTGTHSEAAAYEFTTLTTVPGTIKYKGAKIQMLDLPGIIEGAKDGKGRGRQVIAVARSVNLLFLVLDVNKPLQHKRIIEHELEGMGIRINKEPPNIVIQKKERGGINITNTVPLTHLDNDEIRAVMSEYKINSANIAFRCDATVDDLIDAIEAKARRYIPAIYVLNKIDSFSIEELDLLTRIPDAIPISSGNGWNLDDLLQMMWDKLKLARVYTKPKGKLPDFSEPVVLRSDRSTVEDFCNSIHKSLVEDFRNALVYGTSVKHQPQIVGLSHTLEDEDVITILKK; encoded by the coding sequence ATGACGACAgtggaaaagatcaagGCCATCGAAGATGAGATGGCCAAGACTCAAAAAAACAAGGCTACATCTTTCCATTTGGGTCAGCTTAAAGCGAAGTTGGCAAAATTGAGAAGAGAGCTCTTAACTGATGGTTCCTCTGGAGGTGGAGGTGCTGGTATCGGTTTCGATGTAGCTCGAACTGGTGTGGCGACTATTGGGTTTGTTGGCTTCCCTTCTGTGGGTAAGTCGACGCTTTTAAATAAGTTGACTGGTACCCATTCAGAAGCAGCTGCATATGAATTCACAACCTTAACTACAGTTCCTGGGACAATCAAGTATAAGGGTGCCAAAATCCAAATGTTGGATTTGCCAGGTATTATCGAAGGCGCTAAAGATGGTAAAGGTAGAGGTAGACAGGTTATTGCTGTTGCACGTTCTGTGAATTTACTTTTCTTGGTATTGGATGTGAACAAACCTTTGCAACACAAGAGAATCATCGAACATGAATTAGAGGGAATGGGTATAAGAATCAACAAGGAACCTCCCAACATTGTaatacagaagaaagagagagGAGGCATCAATATCACAAACACTGTGCCTTTGACCCACTTGGACAATGACGAAATTAGAGCAGTTATGTCAGAATATAAGATTAACTCAGCAAACATTGCTTTCAGATGTGACGCTACTGTTGATGACTTAATTGATGCTATCGAAGCCAAAGCAAGAAGATACATTCCTGCTATCTACgtcttgaacaaaatcGACTCTTTTTCCATTGAGGAATTGGACTTGTTGACCAGAATTCCCGACGCCATTCCAATCTCATCAGGCAATGGCTGGAACTTAGAcgatcttcttcaaatgatGTGGGACAAGCTCAAATTGGCCAGAGTGTATACAAAGCCTAAGGGTAAATTACCTGACTTCAGTGAACCAGTTGTTTTGAGAAGTGATAGATCTACAGTAGAGGACTTCTGTAACTCTATTCACAAGTCATTGGTCGAAGACTTCAGAAATGCTTTGGTTTACGGAACGTCAGTGAAGCATCAACCTCAAATTGTTGGTCTCAGTCACAcacttgaagatgaagatgtaattacaattttgaagaagtaa
- the SFH1 gene encoding Chromatin structure remodeling complex protein SFH1 (SNF5 homolog 1) (go_component nuclear chromosome~go_process chromatin remodeling), translating to MSSLSFDTSSFFVQGLASSLSKRLLDEPDNSLLLNVAPSGRQAKRNAQQINYSEEYNDDFDFEDSPSSNQTKTTITTNQQQSNVQKSAPARNTPYFRVLDDEQRLNELAYKNDVLIPIKLSIENANSTHKLVDFFMWNLTESLITPYQFADILCNDLELPNSMNSQIAESIVQQIDDYNYASNLQLPSNVPCVVIIDLSVSLNKHLFQDKFEWDLNGNGVTPEDFARIVVADMGFSLEFYPAISHALHEIIIRVKKEIVDGTYNNEIHNFHQVRGLIFERGIRIFTESSIQNGNDHWEPIVEILTPSEIERRENERIRNLRRLKRENMRRDYDDFGPNKRRNVTVRRKFDELDGTWKNM from the coding sequence ATGAGCTCGTTGTCGTTTGATACATCGTCATTCTTTGTACAAGGTTTGGCGTCAAGCTTGTCCAAAAGACTATTGGATGAACCTGATAATTCACTACTATTAAACGTTGCACCAAGTGGACGGCAAGCAAAGAGAAATGCTCAACAGATAAACTACTCAGAAGAGTATAAtgatgattttgatttcgaGGACAGCCCATCATCTAATCAGACGAAGACCACAATTACGACTAACCAGCAACAGTCCAATGTTCAGAAATCGGCTCCAGCGAGGAATACTCCATATTTCAGAGTTCTAGATGATGAACAAAGGTTGAATGAATTAGCATACAAGAATGACGTTTTAATTCCAATTAAATTGTCTATTGAAAATGCAAATTCAACTCATAAATTAGTTGACTTTTTTATGTGGAATTTGACTGAATCACTAATCACTCCATACCAGTTTGCAGATATATTATGCAATGATCTAGAATTACCAAATTCTATGAATCTGCAGATTGCCGAATCAATTGTGCAACAAATTGATGACTACAATTATGCATCAAACTTACAACTACCAAGTAATGTTCCTTGTGTTGTGATAATTGACTTGTCGGTTAGTTTAAATAAGCATTTGTTCCAAGACAAATTTGAATGGGACTTAAACGGCAATGGGGTTACTCCAGAAGACTTTGCTAGGATTGTGGTGGCTGACATGGGTTTCTCTCTCGAGTTCTATCCAGCCATTTCACATGCACTTCATGAAATAATCATCAGGGTGAAAAAAGAAATAGTAGATGGAACGTATAATAATGAAATTCACAATTTCCACCAGGTCAGGGGGCTTATTTTCGAGAGAGGCATCAGGATTTTCACAGAAAGTAGCATTCAAAATGGGAATGATCACTGGGAACctattgttgaaattcttACTCCTTCAGAGAtcgaaagaagagaaaacgAAAGGATTCGAAATTtaagaagattgaagagagaaaatATGAGAAGAGATTATGATGACTTTGGACcaaacaaaagaagaaatgttACTGTTAGAAGGAAATTCGATGAATTGGATGGTACCTGGAAAAATATGTGA